The proteins below come from a single Gordonia sp. X0973 genomic window:
- a CDS encoding nucleosidase, translating to MRSTFSAPVDDVLIVSATAAEAAHVPDGTALLVTGLGKVRSATALTRHLAAHPGRYRRVVNIGTAGALHLQHAGLYVPSRVVEHDLSAAELTALGYPVRDSWEIPDGDGTVLATGDTFVNDEAQRERLSQRADLVDMEGAALVHVCAEFGLPIRLVKVVSDYADDSAMDWPSAIDAAARDLGDWLTATRFGA from the coding sequence ATGCGCTCGACGTTCTCGGCCCCGGTGGACGATGTCCTGATCGTCTCGGCCACGGCGGCCGAAGCGGCACACGTGCCCGACGGCACCGCGCTACTGGTCACCGGACTCGGCAAGGTACGGTCGGCGACCGCACTGACCAGGCATCTCGCCGCCCACCCTGGACGCTATCGACGCGTGGTGAACATCGGCACCGCCGGTGCACTACACCTCCAGCACGCGGGTCTCTACGTCCCGTCGCGGGTCGTCGAGCACGATCTCTCGGCCGCCGAGCTCACCGCGCTCGGCTATCCGGTCCGGGACTCGTGGGAGATCCCCGACGGCGACGGCACTGTCCTGGCCACCGGCGACACCTTCGTCAACGACGAGGCCCAGCGGGAGCGGTTGTCGCAGCGGGCCGACCTCGTCGACATGGAGGGCGCTGCCCTGGTGCACGTCTGCGCCGAGTTCGGGCTACCCATCCGCCTGGTCAAGGTGGTCAGCGACTACGCCGACGATTCCGCGATGGACTGGCCCAGCGCGATCGACGCGGCCGCCCGCGATCTCGGAGACTGGCTCACCGCGACGAGATTCGGCGCGTAG
- a CDS encoding alkane 1-monooxygenase, giving the protein MTAAPIRRDVTHGGDATGAVDPLQWRDKKRYLWLLGLIAPTALFVGIGIITFSNWLGSRFDNPVTHLIATVSPMWWWIGPLLVYVLLPILDVFFGPDGSNPPDELIEKLENDKYYRYCTYAYVPFQIASLFTAGYLWSAHSVSWMGIDGGLSLASKIGLALSIGAMGGIGINTAHELGHKKDSLERWLSKITLAQTFYGHFYIEHNRGHHVRVATPEDPASSRLGETFWRFLPRSVWGSLRSSIKLERNRLKRADKSFWHPSNDVLNAWAFSIVLWGALLAIFGIGILPFLIIQAVYGFSLLETVNYLEHYGLLRQKTKTGRYERCTPQHSWNSDHICTNIFLYHLQRHSDHHANPTRRYQVLRSFDEAPNLPSGYASMITLAYFPPVWRKVMDHRVIEHYDGDVAKANLQPNKREKILAKHGAAA; this is encoded by the coding sequence ATGACCGCAGCCCCCATCCGACGGGACGTCACGCACGGCGGTGACGCGACCGGAGCGGTCGACCCGCTCCAGTGGCGCGACAAGAAGCGCTATCTCTGGCTCCTGGGCCTCATCGCCCCGACGGCACTCTTCGTCGGCATCGGAATCATCACGTTCTCCAACTGGTTGGGTAGCCGCTTCGACAACCCGGTCACCCATCTGATCGCCACCGTCTCCCCGATGTGGTGGTGGATCGGGCCTCTGCTGGTCTACGTCCTCCTTCCGATCCTCGACGTCTTCTTCGGCCCCGACGGCTCCAATCCGCCCGACGAGCTGATCGAGAAGCTGGAGAACGACAAGTACTACCGCTACTGCACCTACGCCTACGTCCCGTTCCAGATCGCGAGCCTGTTCACCGCTGGCTACCTGTGGTCGGCTCACAGCGTCAGTTGGATGGGCATCGACGGCGGGCTGAGTCTCGCGTCGAAGATCGGTCTCGCCCTCTCCATCGGCGCGATGGGTGGCATCGGCATCAACACCGCCCACGAACTCGGCCACAAGAAGGACAGCCTGGAACGCTGGCTGTCCAAGATCACGCTGGCCCAGACCTTCTACGGGCACTTCTACATCGAGCACAACCGCGGCCACCACGTGCGGGTCGCCACCCCCGAGGACCCGGCGAGCTCACGACTGGGCGAAACGTTCTGGCGCTTCCTGCCGCGCAGCGTCTGGGGCAGCCTGCGCTCGTCGATCAAGCTGGAGCGCAACCGCCTCAAGCGTGCCGACAAGTCCTTCTGGCACCCGAGCAACGACGTGCTCAACGCCTGGGCCTTCTCCATCGTCCTGTGGGGCGCCCTGCTGGCCATCTTCGGCATCGGCATCCTGCCGTTCCTGATCATCCAGGCCGTCTACGGCTTCTCCCTGCTGGAGACCGTGAACTACCTGGAGCACTACGGCCTGCTGCGGCAGAAGACGAAGACCGGTCGCTACGAGCGCTGCACCCCGCAGCACAGCTGGAACTCCGACCACATCTGCACCAACATCTTCCTCTACCACCTGCAGCGCCACAGCGACCACCACGCCAACCCCACGCGGCGCTACCAGGTGCTGCGGAGCTTCGACGAGGCGCCGAACCTGCCCAGCGGATACGCCAGCATGATCACGCTGGCCTACTTCCCGCCCGTCTGGCGCAAGGTGATGGACCACCGCGTCATCGAGCACTACGACGGCGACGTCGCCAAGGCGAACCTCCAGCCCAACAAGCGGGAGAAGATCCTCGCCAAGCACGGAGCCGCCGCATGA
- a CDS encoding TIGR03086 family metal-binding protein, whose product MTETAIDPRPAYAAASAWAQSLLANITEEQLSLPTPCDEFDVRALAQHLGAVGVRAVALAEVATVEGQPFLVDDFSAAAYGDTRERALAAWAQAPLDRQVTVPWGVVPGFAALGMYVNETLVHGWDLAVATGQPAEFTEPAIVEGALAAVHAALPAEIRGMEGVPFGPVVEPREGAGPTERLANWNGHAWPAA is encoded by the coding sequence ATGACCGAAACAGCCATTGATCCCCGTCCCGCCTACGCCGCCGCTTCCGCCTGGGCTCAGTCCCTCCTGGCAAACATCACCGAGGAGCAGTTGAGCCTCCCCACCCCGTGTGACGAGTTCGACGTGCGCGCCCTCGCGCAACACCTGGGCGCCGTCGGCGTGCGGGCCGTCGCGCTCGCCGAGGTCGCCACCGTCGAGGGGCAGCCCTTCCTCGTCGACGACTTCAGCGCCGCCGCCTACGGCGATACGCGCGAGCGCGCCCTCGCCGCGTGGGCCCAGGCGCCGCTCGACCGCCAGGTCACCGTGCCGTGGGGTGTCGTCCCAGGCTTCGCCGCGCTCGGCATGTATGTCAACGAGACCCTGGTGCACGGCTGGGATCTCGCGGTCGCCACCGGACAACCGGCCGAGTTCACCGAACCCGCGATCGTGGAGGGCGCCCTTGCCGCAGTGCATGCCGCTCTTCCCGCGGAGATCCGCGGCATGGAGGGGGTGCCGTTCGGCCCTGTCGTGGAACCGCGCGAGGGTGCCGGCCCGACCGAGCGCCTCGCCAACTGGAACGGGCACGCCTGGCCCGCGGCATGA
- a CDS encoding sulfatase-like hydrolase/transferase — MSDSANDPNPVFPSVSRRGFLAMAGVGAGALAAGGALAACDTSADNDSAAHTGTRPRSMPPASDRHNIVFVFTDQERYFDKWPSGMSLPGRERLTDEGITFHKHYGPAVMCTSSRSVMLTGLQTPDTKMFDNVDMTYVAPMSYDIPTVGDMLRKGGYYTAYKGKWHLNAAFDVENPERLFTKEMDAYGFSDFVWPGDVVGHTLGGYRYDNVIGGTAVSWLRNKGRPLADEKKPWALFVSLVNPHDIMYFNTDAPGEHIQDNGRLLMKAAPAPENSIYDKTWGAPLPSNLTQPFDEPGRPAAHGEFDRAWGYTLGRIPPDEARWQRFSDFYLNSIRTVDAQLETIQNELDNLGLADNTIVVFTSDHGEMGGAHGLRGKGPFAYEECIHLPMHVRHPDIKGGQDYRALTSHIDLVPSILSMAGISSTHAAEYAGRELPGRDFTPSMQQPRKAELHSVRDTILYTYSGIATNDAETISVVSDAKAAGKNPKEVIAATGFKPDLAKRGSLRTVFDGRYKFTRYFAPTQRNRPQNIDDLYRHNDVELYDLEKDPREMTNLGGHKGQNDALVMASSAKLEAAIKHEIGVDDGREMPHFESIDWNLDQVDL, encoded by the coding sequence ATGAGCGACTCCGCAAACGACCCGAACCCCGTATTCCCCTCTGTGTCGCGACGGGGTTTTCTCGCGATGGCCGGCGTGGGTGCGGGCGCGTTGGCCGCAGGCGGCGCCCTGGCCGCGTGCGACACGAGCGCGGACAACGACAGCGCGGCGCACACGGGCACCCGACCGCGGTCGATGCCGCCGGCGTCGGACCGGCACAACATCGTGTTCGTCTTCACCGACCAAGAGCGCTACTTCGACAAATGGCCGTCGGGGATGTCGCTGCCCGGCCGCGAACGGTTGACCGACGAGGGCATCACCTTCCACAAGCACTACGGCCCGGCCGTCATGTGTACGAGTTCGCGCTCGGTCATGCTGACCGGCCTCCAAACCCCTGACACGAAGATGTTCGACAACGTCGACATGACCTACGTCGCGCCCATGAGCTACGACATCCCGACCGTCGGCGACATGTTGCGCAAGGGCGGCTACTACACGGCGTACAAGGGGAAGTGGCACCTCAACGCCGCCTTCGACGTCGAGAATCCCGAGCGGCTGTTCACCAAGGAGATGGACGCCTACGGGTTCTCCGATTTCGTCTGGCCCGGTGACGTCGTCGGACACACCCTCGGCGGCTACCGATACGACAACGTCATCGGCGGAACCGCGGTCTCGTGGCTGCGGAACAAGGGCCGGCCCCTGGCCGACGAGAAGAAGCCCTGGGCGCTGTTCGTCTCGCTGGTGAACCCGCATGACATCATGTACTTCAACACCGACGCTCCAGGCGAACACATCCAGGACAACGGGCGGCTGCTGATGAAGGCGGCTCCGGCGCCGGAGAACTCGATCTACGACAAGACGTGGGGCGCCCCCCTGCCCAGCAACCTGACCCAGCCCTTCGACGAGCCGGGTCGCCCGGCCGCCCACGGGGAGTTCGACCGGGCGTGGGGATACACCCTCGGGCGCATCCCGCCCGACGAGGCCCGGTGGCAGCGGTTCTCGGATTTCTACCTCAACAGCATCCGCACGGTGGACGCGCAGCTCGAGACCATCCAGAACGAGTTGGACAACCTGGGGCTCGCCGACAACACGATCGTCGTCTTCACCTCCGATCACGGAGAGATGGGTGGCGCCCACGGCCTGCGCGGCAAAGGGCCCTTCGCCTACGAGGAGTGCATCCACCTCCCCATGCACGTCCGCCATCCCGACATCAAGGGCGGACAGGACTACCGCGCCCTCACCAGCCACATCGACCTGGTGCCGTCGATCCTCTCGATGGCGGGCATCTCGTCGACCCACGCCGCCGAGTACGCGGGACGCGAGCTGCCCGGTCGCGACTTCACGCCGTCGATGCAGCAGCCCCGGAAAGCCGAGCTGCACAGCGTCCGGGACACGATTCTCTACACCTACAGCGGAATCGCCACGAACGACGCGGAGACGATTTCGGTCGTCTCCGACGCGAAAGCCGCGGGCAAGAACCCGAAGGAGGTGATCGCCGCGACCGGGTTCAAACCTGACCTCGCCAAGCGCGGGAGCCTGCGCACCGTGTTCGACGGCCGCTACAAGTTCACCCGGTACTTCGCGCCGACCCAGCGCAACCGGCCGCAGAACATCGACGACCTGTACCGCCACAACGACGTCGAGCTCTACGACTTGGAGAAGGACCCGCGCGAGATGACCAACCTCGGCGGACACAAGGGGCAAAACGATGCCCTGGTGATGGCGTCGAGTGCGAAGCTCGAGGCAGCCATCAAGCACGAGATCGGCGTCGACGACGGTCGGGAGATGCCGCACTTCGAGTCGATCGATTGGAACCTCGACCAGGTGGACCTCTGA
- a CDS encoding YdeI family protein codes for MSEVHQGLEVVSFEDVDRLRAWLNEVGATHPGVWVRLQRATSTRPSVTFRDLLVEGIAYGWSESTRHACDEQSYLQRFTPRRTRGTASERNRRIAAELEEAGRMTAAGRAALGI; via the coding sequence ATGAGTGAAGTGCATCAGGGTCTGGAGGTCGTTTCATTCGAGGACGTGGACCGACTACGGGCATGGCTCAACGAAGTGGGTGCCACACATCCCGGCGTCTGGGTCCGGTTGCAGCGCGCGACGTCGACGCGGCCGAGCGTGACCTTCCGCGATCTCCTCGTCGAGGGCATTGCCTACGGATGGAGCGAGAGCACGCGCCACGCGTGTGATGAGCAGTCCTACCTCCAACGCTTCACGCCCCGACGAACACGCGGGACGGCGTCCGAACGCAACCGGCGCATCGCCGCCGAACTCGAAGAGGCGGGCCGCATGACCGCCGCGGGCCGTGCCGCACTCGGTATCTGA
- a CDS encoding putative quinol monooxygenase, which yields MTEIVLSGVRICADDEQVAVVQEQLPRHIELTRAEPGCLEFSVLQTDDPLVWQVDERFADETAFDAHQRRVAESDWGRVTVGIERAYAIRTVG from the coding sequence GTGACGGAGATCGTGCTGAGCGGTGTGCGCATCTGCGCCGACGACGAGCAGGTGGCCGTGGTTCAGGAACAGCTGCCACGCCATATCGAACTGACTCGTGCCGAACCCGGGTGCCTTGAGTTCTCGGTGCTCCAGACCGACGATCCGCTGGTTTGGCAGGTCGACGAACGCTTCGCCGACGAGACTGCGTTTGACGCGCACCAACGCCGCGTTGCCGAGAGCGACTGGGGGCGGGTGACCGTCGGGATCGAACGCGCCTACGCGATTCGGACGGTGGGATGA
- a CDS encoding YafY family protein, whose translation MRADRLLSVLMLLRHRGTMTAAQLATELEVSPRTVLRDVESLSTAGVPVYTDRGRGGGISLLPGYRTDLTGLTLDETKALLAGAPDSPAFASAMRKVVAAVPDAHRLEAAAAAQRIHVRPDGFARAAVPEPFLGELQRAVIDGLRVRAVYSARGAGPAERLLDPVGLVHAGQAWYLMALRDGERRTYRTSRFASVTVLSEPAQRPVDVDLAAEFDASRESFRDTLPTIEVRVRAAPRVWEKLAMFGRVLAPPGPDGAGTISFADREHAVWALWAALPNVEVIDSPSIRDALRARMLAAVAALDMDVESEPHGIP comes from the coding sequence ATGCGCGCCGACCGACTCCTCTCCGTCCTCATGCTGCTGCGACACCGTGGCACGATGACGGCCGCGCAGCTCGCCACGGAGCTCGAAGTCTCGCCGCGCACCGTGCTCCGCGACGTCGAGTCGCTGTCCACCGCGGGCGTACCCGTGTACACCGACCGTGGGCGCGGTGGCGGCATCAGCCTGCTGCCGGGCTACCGTACGGACCTGACGGGACTCACCCTCGACGAGACCAAGGCGCTCCTGGCCGGTGCCCCCGACTCGCCGGCCTTCGCCAGCGCCATGCGCAAGGTCGTGGCGGCGGTGCCGGACGCGCACCGTCTCGAAGCGGCCGCCGCCGCCCAGCGGATCCACGTGCGCCCCGACGGGTTCGCCAGGGCCGCCGTCCCCGAACCCTTCCTGGGCGAGTTGCAGCGGGCGGTGATCGACGGGCTGCGGGTGCGGGCGGTGTACTCCGCGCGCGGCGCCGGACCCGCGGAACGACTGCTGGACCCGGTGGGGCTCGTGCACGCCGGGCAGGCGTGGTACCTCATGGCGCTGCGCGACGGCGAGCGACGTACCTACCGGACGTCGCGATTCGCGTCCGTCACCGTGCTTTCCGAACCTGCGCAGCGCCCCGTTGACGTGGACCTGGCGGCCGAGTTCGACGCCTCCCGCGAATCCTTCCGGGACACCCTCCCGACGATCGAGGTGCGCGTGCGCGCAGCACCCCGGGTCTGGGAGAAACTCGCGATGTTCGGCAGGGTGCTCGCACCTCCGGGACCCGACGGTGCCGGCACCATCAGCTTTGCGGATCGCGAGCACGCGGTCTGGGCGCTGTGGGCGGCACTCCCCAACGTGGAGGTCATCGATTCGCCGTCGATCCGAGATGCCTTGCGGGCCAGGATGCTCGCCGCGGTCGCCGCACTCGACATGGACGTTGAATCGGAACCCCACGGCATTCCGTAG
- a CDS encoding rubredoxin yields MTMDFKLYRCEQCGFEYDEELGWPEDGIEPGTRWDDIPDDWSCPDCGAAKADFEMVEVARS; encoded by the coding sequence ATGACCATGGACTTCAAGCTGTACCGCTGTGAACAGTGCGGGTTCGAGTACGACGAGGAGTTGGGCTGGCCCGAGGACGGCATCGAGCCGGGCACCCGCTGGGACGACATCCCCGACGACTGGAGCTGCCCGGACTGCGGCGCCGCCAAGGCCGACTTCGAAATGGTCGAGGTGGCCCGGTCGTGA
- a CDS encoding methylenetetrahydrofolate reductase, which translates to MAGVSVLFTRGDRVGLAEQIAARDDGVLLFSLTPPRSSTIPDEARRIADVTLGRLKNLDIDGLVLYDIDDESDRNPAQRPFPYLPTMDPAVFLDEYLGQWDRPAVVYRCVGKYDEQEMERWLARQDPGNVLSVFVGASSSEKDRALELPTAQKLRAEVNPKLQLGGVAIPERHSRTGAEHQRMIAKQQAGVSFFVTQVVYDVSAAKSMLSDYFYGCAETGIEPVPVIFTLSVCGSMKTVEFLEWLGVDVPRWLHNDLSHADDPLTVSFDQCLATAENLSDFARRLGTPSGFNVESVSNRRREIEASVDLAARLRSA; encoded by the coding sequence ATGGCCGGGGTATCTGTGCTGTTCACGAGAGGGGATCGGGTGGGTCTGGCCGAGCAGATCGCTGCGCGCGACGACGGGGTGCTGCTGTTCAGCCTCACCCCGCCGCGGTCGTCGACGATCCCCGACGAGGCGCGTCGGATCGCCGACGTCACGCTGGGGCGGCTGAAGAATCTCGACATCGACGGACTCGTGCTCTACGACATCGATGACGAGAGCGACCGCAACCCGGCGCAGCGGCCCTTCCCGTACCTTCCCACGATGGATCCCGCGGTCTTCCTCGACGAGTATCTCGGGCAGTGGGACCGGCCGGCCGTCGTCTACCGCTGCGTCGGCAAATACGACGAGCAGGAGATGGAGCGCTGGCTCGCGCGGCAGGACCCGGGCAACGTGCTGAGCGTCTTCGTCGGCGCATCGTCGAGCGAGAAGGACCGCGCGCTGGAATTGCCGACCGCCCAGAAGCTGCGCGCCGAGGTGAATCCGAAACTCCAGCTGGGCGGTGTCGCGATCCCGGAGCGCCATTCGCGCACCGGTGCCGAGCACCAGCGCATGATCGCCAAGCAGCAGGCCGGGGTGTCGTTCTTCGTCACGCAGGTGGTCTACGACGTGTCGGCCGCCAAGTCGATGCTCTCGGACTACTTCTACGGCTGCGCCGAGACGGGGATCGAGCCGGTGCCGGTGATCTTCACGCTCTCGGTGTGCGGCTCGATGAAGACCGTCGAGTTCCTCGAATGGCTCGGCGTCGACGTGCCGCGCTGGCTGCACAACGACCTCTCGCATGCCGACGATCCGCTGACGGTCTCCTTCGACCAGTGCCTGGCGACCGCCGAGAACCTTTCCGACTTCGCCCGTCGGCTGGGCACCCCGTCGGGATTCAACGTCGAGAGCGTCTCCAACCGGCGTCGGGAGATCGAGGCGTCCGTCGACCTCGCCGCGCGCCTGCGGTCGGCCTAG
- a CDS encoding rubredoxin, protein MSAYRCPVCEYVYDEAAGDPREGFPAGTAWTDVPDDWACPDCGVREKIDFEGV, encoded by the coding sequence ATGAGCGCCTACCGCTGTCCGGTGTGCGAATACGTCTACGACGAGGCCGCCGGCGACCCGCGCGAGGGATTCCCCGCCGGAACCGCCTGGACCGACGTGCCCGACGACTGGGCCTGCCCCGACTGCGGGGTTCGAGAAAAGATTGATTTCGAAGGAGTATGA
- the ychF gene encoding redox-regulated ATPase YchF, translating to MSLTLGIVGLPNVGKSTLFNALTRNDVLAANYPFATIEPNIGVVELPDPRLQRLAEIFGSERILPATVSFVDIAGIVKGASEGEGMGNQFLANIREADAICQVVRVFADDDVVHVDGRVDPLADIGVIETELILADLQTLEKAIPRLEKDARKNKDLAETLAAAQQAQEILNDGKTLFAAKDSFDLASVRELHLMTAKPFLYVFNADEGVLTDEARRAELLAAIAPADAVFLDAKVESELLELDEEDAQELLDSIGQDEPGLRSLARAGFHTLGLQTYLTAGPKESRAWTIHQGDTAPKAAGVIHTDFEKGFIKAEVVSFEDLDSAGSMADAKAAGKVRMEGKDYVMKDGDVVEFRHGGTSGSGKK from the coding sequence GTGAGTCTCACCCTCGGAATCGTCGGGCTGCCCAACGTCGGCAAGTCCACCCTGTTCAACGCGCTGACGCGCAACGACGTGCTCGCCGCGAACTACCCGTTCGCCACGATCGAGCCGAATATCGGGGTGGTGGAACTGCCCGATCCGCGTCTGCAACGCCTCGCCGAGATCTTCGGCTCCGAGCGCATCCTGCCCGCCACGGTGTCCTTCGTCGACATCGCCGGCATCGTCAAGGGCGCGTCGGAGGGCGAGGGGATGGGCAACCAGTTCCTCGCCAATATCCGTGAGGCCGACGCGATCTGCCAGGTGGTGCGCGTCTTCGCCGACGACGACGTGGTGCACGTCGACGGTCGCGTCGACCCGCTGGCCGACATCGGGGTGATCGAAACCGAGCTGATCCTCGCCGATTTGCAGACGCTGGAGAAGGCGATCCCGCGCTTGGAGAAGGACGCGCGCAAGAACAAGGACCTGGCCGAGACGCTGGCCGCCGCGCAGCAGGCGCAGGAGATCCTCAACGACGGCAAGACGCTGTTCGCGGCGAAGGACTCCTTCGACCTGGCCTCGGTGCGCGAGCTGCACCTGATGACGGCCAAGCCGTTCCTGTACGTGTTCAACGCCGACGAGGGCGTCCTGACCGACGAGGCCCGTCGTGCCGAGTTGCTGGCCGCGATCGCCCCCGCCGACGCGGTGTTCCTCGACGCCAAGGTGGAGAGCGAGCTGCTCGAGCTCGACGAGGAAGACGCCCAGGAACTGCTCGATTCCATCGGGCAGGACGAGCCGGGCCTGCGGTCGTTGGCGCGGGCCGGCTTCCACACCCTGGGCTTGCAGACGTATCTGACGGCCGGCCCCAAGGAGTCGCGCGCCTGGACGATCCACCAGGGCGACACCGCGCCCAAGGCGGCCGGCGTGATCCACACCGACTTCGAGAAGGGCTTCATCAAGGCCGAGGTCGTCTCCTTCGAGGACCTCGATTCGGCCGGCTCCATGGCCGACGCCAAAGCCGCCGGCAAGGTCCGCATGGAGGGGAAGGACTACGTCATGAAGGATGGGGACGTGGTCGAGTTCCGGCACGGAGGAACGTCTGGGAGCGGTAAGAAGTAG
- a CDS encoding triacylglycerol lipase has protein sequence MRLVRGFGVAMAVAAMVTGAVGAAAPGKAAATPSYSYLSGLAAQLGGPDTAPPGANDWHCRPTAKHRNPVVLLHGLSNDTITWNTMSPVLSRAGYCVFSTTYGRGGMGPVGAVTTAQVSAHQIARFIDRVRAATGAGKVDLVGHSMGGAIPFYYLGHLGGLPKVDHYVALAAPFHGSTLSGVATALAGLMNVPGFAQQCGGPCQFNPGAPFLRELNPDPAIAPDIRFTTIVSRYDEIATPFQTGLLYGPNVRRVVLQDRCATDYTEHYELPADPIAVREVLNSLDPSTARPADCTTVLPFVGPIGGADVLGR, from the coding sequence ATGAGACTTGTACGCGGATTCGGTGTGGCGATGGCGGTCGCGGCAATGGTGACGGGCGCCGTCGGCGCGGCCGCGCCGGGAAAGGCGGCGGCGACGCCGAGCTACAGCTATCTGTCCGGGCTCGCGGCTCAGCTCGGCGGGCCGGACACGGCACCGCCCGGAGCCAACGACTGGCACTGTCGGCCCACGGCGAAACATCGGAACCCCGTCGTCCTCCTGCACGGGCTGAGCAACGACACCATCACCTGGAACACCATGTCGCCGGTGCTCTCGCGCGCCGGGTACTGCGTGTTCAGCACGACCTACGGTCGTGGCGGAATGGGGCCGGTGGGGGCGGTGACCACCGCTCAGGTGAGCGCGCACCAGATCGCGCGCTTCATCGACCGGGTGCGGGCCGCGACGGGGGCGGGCAAGGTCGACCTGGTCGGTCACTCGATGGGCGGGGCGATTCCGTTCTACTACCTCGGTCACCTGGGCGGACTGCCCAAGGTCGACCACTACGTCGCCCTGGCCGCGCCGTTCCACGGGTCGACGCTCAGCGGGGTGGCCACCGCGCTCGCCGGTCTGATGAACGTTCCGGGGTTCGCGCAGCAGTGCGGCGGACCGTGCCAGTTCAACCCTGGGGCGCCGTTCCTACGCGAACTGAACCCGGACCCGGCCATCGCGCCGGACATCAGGTTCACGACCATCGTCAGCAGGTATGACGAGATCGCCACGCCCTTCCAGACCGGCCTGCTGTACGGGCCCAACGTGCGTCGGGTCGTCCTGCAGGACCGATGCGCCACCGACTACACCGAACACTACGAACTGCCGGCGGACCCGATCGCGGTGCGCGAGGTGTTGAACTCACTCGATCCGTCGACGGCGCGACCGGCGGACTGCACCACCGTGCTGCCGTTCGTCGGGCCGATCGGCGGTGCGGACGTGCTGGGCCGCTAG
- a CDS encoding TetR/AcrR family transcriptional regulator, translated as MARPAEPGRNALLDAGVAVAADRGLTGLSVNAVVETAGMAKGAFYHHFPTRRDYLVALHRAYHEALNTEVWAAIDGLDPGAERLRVGIEAFLDACRRTKATKALLAQSRTEADLLPEVVSRNADAAALIAADTAAIGWAAPEAVATMAVAMVAETALVELYDDAPRPDLRGAIYSMLIAGPDAKKGTTN; from the coding sequence ATGGCACGCCCCGCCGAACCCGGTCGCAACGCACTCCTCGACGCCGGCGTCGCCGTCGCCGCGGACCGAGGGCTCACCGGCCTGTCGGTGAACGCCGTCGTCGAGACGGCCGGGATGGCCAAAGGCGCCTTCTACCACCACTTCCCCACCCGCCGCGACTACCTCGTCGCCCTCCACCGCGCCTATCACGAGGCCCTGAACACCGAGGTCTGGGCCGCCATCGACGGACTCGATCCCGGGGCCGAGCGGTTGCGCGTCGGCATCGAGGCATTCCTCGACGCATGCCGTCGCACCAAGGCGACCAAGGCGCTGCTCGCACAGTCCCGCACCGAGGCCGATCTGCTTCCCGAGGTGGTGTCGCGCAACGCCGACGCCGCGGCACTGATCGCCGCGGACACCGCGGCGATCGGCTGGGCCGCACCCGAGGCGGTCGCGACGATGGCCGTCGCCATGGTGGCCGAGACCGCACTCGTCGAGCTTTACGACGACGCGCCCCGACCCGATCTGCGCGGAGCCATCTACTCGATGCTGATAGCGGGACCAGACGCGAAGAAAGGCACGACGAACTAG